Genomic DNA from Rhodoferax mekongensis:
CGTTCTTCTTGATCTTCAGCTCAGAACCGGTCAGGTCGTTGCGCAGCTTCTCGATGGAGCCATCGATGTCGATGCTCTCCAGCAAGTCCTTGATACCTTCTGCGCCCATCTTGGCGGTGAACTCGTCACCGTATTCCTGGAATTTAGCGTCAAAGTCGTCCTCGGACATGATGCTGTACTTCTTCAGCGGGGTCATGCCGGGGTCGGTCACCACGTACGCTTCGAAATACAACACGCGTTCAATGTCACGCAGTGTCATGTCCAATACCAAGCCCAAACGGCTTGGCAGGGACTTCAGGAACCAGATATGCGCACAAGGAGCAGCCAGGTCGATATGACCCATGCGTTCGCGACGCACTTTGGTTTGTGTGACTTCAACACCGCACTTTTCGCAAATCACACCGCGGTGCTTCAGGCGCTTGTACTTGCCGCACAGGCATTCGTAGTCCTTGATGGGTCCGAAAATCTTCGCGCAGAACAGGCCGTCACGCTCAGGCTTGAAGGTGCGGTAGTTGATAGTTTCGGGTTTTTTGACTTCGCCGAAAGACCAGGAGCGGATTTTTTCGGGCGACGCCATGCCAATCTTGATGGCATCAAAATGCTCATCGGGCGTGAACTGCTTGAACAGGTCGAGTAAAGATTTCATGTGACTCTTTCCCTTGTCTTTAAGAACGATCCAGCTCAATGTCGATGCCCAAGGAACGGATTTCCTTGACCAGCACATTGAACGATTCCGGCATGCCGGCTTCAATAGAGTGTTCGCCCTTGACGATGTTTTCGTACACCTTGGTACGACCCTGCACGTCATCGGACTTGACCGTCAGCATTTCCTGCAGCACGTAGGAAGCACCATAAGCCTCCAACGCCCACACTTCCATTTCACCGAATCGCTGGCCACCAAACTGGGCCTTACCGCCCAGAGGTTGTTGGGTCACCAAACTGTATGGACCGGTAGAGCGGGCGTGCATTTTGTCGTCCACCAAGTGGTGGAGCTTCAGGTAGTGCATATAGCCGACAGTCGTAGTGCGCTCAAATGCATCACCGGTGCGTCCGTCATACAACTGCGCTTGTGTACGGCTCGCTGTCAGGCCCTTGGCTTTTGCCACCTCGTCCGGATAGGCCAGTTGGAGCATGTCACCGATTTCTTTTTCGGTCGCGCCATCAAACACGGGGGACGCGAACGGAACGCCACTGGTAAGCTCCTTGGCCATTTCTTGGACCTCTGCATCCGACAACTGAGCCAAGTCTTCCTTACGACCGGTGCTGTTATAGACCTGCTCCAGGAATCCGCGGATTTCCGAAGCTGCCGCTTCATGTTGCAGCATGTCGCCAATGCGCTGACCCAAGCCCTTGCCAGCCCAGCCCAAGTGCACTTCCAACACCTGGCCAATGTTCATACGTGATGGAACACCCAAGGGATTCAACACGATGTCCACCGGTGTGCCGTCTGCCAGGTAAGGCATGTCTTCGACAGGCGTGATCTTGGAGACCACGCCCTTGTTGCCGTGACGGCCGGCCATCTTGTCACCAGGCTGCAAGCGACGCTTGACAGCGATGTAGACCTTCACCATCTTCAAGACACCTGCGGGCAACTCGTCGCCTTGCGTCAATTTCTTGCGCTTTTCTTCAAAAGCCAAGTCAAAGCTGTGGCGGGTTTGCTCCAAGGAATTTTTGATGCTCTCGAGCTGGCTGGCGACCTCTTCATCCGCTGGACGAATATCAAACCAGTGGAACTTTTCCACGGAAGTCAGGTAAGCTTTGTCGAGTTTGGTACCCTTGGCCAGCTTTTGCGGGCCGCCGTTGGCCACTTTGCCGATCAACAGCTTTTCTATACGGTCAAAAGCATCCGCTTCCACGATACGCAGCTGGTCGTTCAGGTCCAGTCGGAAGCGCTTGAGTTCATCATCAATGATCTGCTGCGCACGGCGGTCACGCTGAATGCCCTCACGGGTAAATACTTGCACGTCGATCACAGTACCGGAGCTGCCCTGATCCACGCGCAAGGAAGTGTCCTTCACGTCGCTAGCCTTCTCACCGAAGATGGCTCGCAAAAGCTTTTCCTCCGGCGTGAGGGTGGTCTCGCCCTTAGGTGTGACCTTGCCAACCAAAGTGTCACCCGGCAGGACTTCCGCACCCACATAAATGATGCCGGACTCGTCCAGACGGTTGAGTTGCTGCTCGCTCAAGTTGGGAATATCGCGGGTGATTTCTTCCGCGCCCAACTTGGTGTCACGCGCCATCACGACGAGTTCTTCGATGTGGATGGAGGTGTAGCGGTCTTCGGCCACTACGCGCTCGCTGATCAAGATCGAATCTTCGAAGTTGTAACCGTTCCACGGCATGAAAGCGACCAACATGTTCTGACCAATGGCGATTTCGCCCAAATCGGTCGAAGCACCGTCGGCAATCACATCACCCTTGGAAAGCTTGTCGCCCTTCTTGACGATAGGACGCTGGTGGATGTTGGTGTTTTGGTTAGAACGCTGGTACTTGATGAGGTTGTAGATATCCACACCGACTTCGCCAGCTTGCGCTTCAGCATCGTTCACGCGGATCACGACGCGGGTTGCATCCACGTAATCAACGATACCGCCACGGGTCGCAGTCACCACGGTGCCGGAGTCGACAGCGGCTACGCGCTCGATACCGGTACCCACCATCGGTTTTTCAGGACGCAACACGGGCACAGCTTGGCGCGACATGTTGGCACCCATCAAAGCGCGGTTGGCGTCATCGTGTTCCAGGAACGGAACCAGGGAAGCAGCCACCGAAACGATCTGGGCAGGCGAAACGTCCATATATTGGACACGGTCAGCGCTCACCAGAATGGATTCACCCTTTTCACGGGCGGACACCAAGTCGCCAGTCAACGTACCGTCCTTGTCCAGTGCCGCGTTGGCTTGGGCAATGACGTACTTACCTTCTTCGATCGCCGACAGATAGTCGATCTCGTTGGTGACTTTGCTGTCCACCACACGGCGATACGGTGTCTCGATGAAACCGTACTCGTTCAGCCGTGCGTACAGCGCCAAAGAGTTGATCAGACCGATGTTGGGACCTTCGGGAGTTTCGATAGGGCACACGCGACCGTAGTGGGTCACGTGCACGTCTCGCACCTCGAAGCCAGCGCGTTCGCGGGTCAAACCACCAGGGCCAAGGGCCGATACACGGCGCTTGTGGGTGATCTCTGCCAGCGGGTTGGTTTGGTCCATGAACTGGGACAGCTGCGACGCACCGAAGAACTCCTTCAGGGCGGCTGAAATCGGCTTGCTGTTGATCAGGTCATGCGGCATCAGGGGCTCTTGCTCTGCTTGACCCAAGCGCTCTTTCACGGCTTTTTCGATACGCGCCAAACCTGTGCGGTATTGGTTTTCAGCCAATTCGCCCACGCAACGCACGCGGCGGTTACCCAAGTGGTCGATGTCATCGACGTCACCACGGCCATTGCGCAGATCCACCAGAATCTTGACAACAGCCAGAATGTCTTCGTTGGTCAGCACCATAGGGCCGGTAGATTCTGAGCGCCCCATCTTGGCGTTGAACTTCATACGGCCTACGCGCGACAAGTCGTAGGTATCGGGGTTGTAGAACAAGCGTTGGAACAGCGCTTGGACTGCATCTTCCGTAGGCGGCTCGCCAGGACGCATCATGCGGTAGATGGCGACGCGCGCTGCGAACTCATCCACCGTTTCGTCGGTGCGCAGAGTTTGCGAAATGTAAGCGCCTTGGTCCAACTCATTGGTATAGATGCAAGCCAGGTCTTGGATGCCTGCGGTACGCAGCTTCTTCAGCAAGGCTTCGGTCAACTCTTCGTTGGCCTTGGCCACGATTTCGCCGGTATCACCGTCCACCACATTGCGTGCAACCACACGGCCAATCAGGAAGTCTTCAGGCACGCTGATATGCGATGTACCAGATTGCTCCAGCTCACGGGTATGGCGCGCAGTAACGCGCTTGTCTTTGGCCACCACCACTTTTCCAGACTTGTCGGTGATGTCAAAACGTGCCACTTCACCACGCAGACGTTCGGCCACAAATTCCATTTGTGCGCCACTATCCATCAAGCGGAAGTTGTCATTGACAAAGAAGTTGGCGAGGATGGACTCGTTGTTCAGGCCGATCGCCTTGAGCAGAATCGTGACCGGCATCTTCCGGCGACGGTCTACACGGAAGTACAGCAGGTCTTTGGGGTCAAACTCAAAGTCGAGCCAGGATCCGCGATAAGGGATGATGCGTGCAGAGAACAGCAACTTGCCCGAGCTGTGGGTCTTGCCCTTGTCGTGCTCGAAGAACACGCCAGGCGAACGGTGCAACTGGGAGACGATGACGCGCTCGGTACCGTTGATGATGAAAGAGCCTTTGCCAGTCATCAGGGGCACTTCGCCCATGTAGACCTCTTGCTCTTTGACTTCCTTGACCACCTTGTTCTGACCCGTCGAGGACTCGCGGTCATAAATGATCAATTGCACTTTGGCGCGGACGGCGGACGCGTAAGTCAGGCCACGGGTCTGGCATTCACGGACATCAAACGCAGGCTTAGCCAAGTTGTACTCGAGGTACTTCATTTCCACAAAGCCGTTGTGAGAAACGATGGGGAAGGCGGCTTCAAAGGCGGCTTGCAAGCCTTCATTGGTGCGCTTCTTGGGGGCTACGTCCGCTTGCAAAAATGCGGTGTACGCATCTTTTTGCATCTGGAGCAGATAGGGAATCTCGAGCACGCTATCGCGACTACCGAAGTTTTTGCGAATTCGCTTGCGTTCTGTGTATGTGTAAGCCATTAGATCTCCGGGCAAAGGCTGAGGAATCCTGGGGGTCCTAGGCGACTG
This window encodes:
- the rpoB gene encoding DNA-directed RNA polymerase subunit beta, which encodes MAYTYTERKRIRKNFGSRDSVLEIPYLLQMQKDAYTAFLQADVAPKKRTNEGLQAAFEAAFPIVSHNGFVEMKYLEYNLAKPAFDVRECQTRGLTYASAVRAKVQLIIYDRESSTGQNKVVKEVKEQEVYMGEVPLMTGKGSFIINGTERVIVSQLHRSPGVFFEHDKGKTHSSGKLLFSARIIPYRGSWLDFEFDPKDLLYFRVDRRRKMPVTILLKAIGLNNESILANFFVNDNFRLMDSGAQMEFVAERLRGEVARFDITDKSGKVVVAKDKRVTARHTRELEQSGTSHISVPEDFLIGRVVARNVVDGDTGEIVAKANEELTEALLKKLRTAGIQDLACIYTNELDQGAYISQTLRTDETVDEFAARVAIYRMMRPGEPPTEDAVQALFQRLFYNPDTYDLSRVGRMKFNAKMGRSESTGPMVLTNEDILAVVKILVDLRNGRGDVDDIDHLGNRRVRCVGELAENQYRTGLARIEKAVKERLGQAEQEPLMPHDLINSKPISAALKEFFGASQLSQFMDQTNPLAEITHKRRVSALGPGGLTRERAGFEVRDVHVTHYGRVCPIETPEGPNIGLINSLALYARLNEYGFIETPYRRVVDSKVTNEIDYLSAIEEGKYVIAQANAALDKDGTLTGDLVSAREKGESILVSADRVQYMDVSPAQIVSVAASLVPFLEHDDANRALMGANMSRQAVPVLRPEKPMVGTGIERVAAVDSGTVVTATRGGIVDYVDATRVVIRVNDAEAQAGEVGVDIYNLIKYQRSNQNTNIHQRPIVKKGDKLSKGDVIADGASTDLGEIAIGQNMLVAFMPWNGYNFEDSILISERVVAEDRYTSIHIEELVVMARDTKLGAEEITRDIPNLSEQQLNRLDESGIIYVGAEVLPGDTLVGKVTPKGETTLTPEEKLLRAIFGEKASDVKDTSLRVDQGSSGTVIDVQVFTREGIQRDRRAQQIIDDELKRFRLDLNDQLRIVEADAFDRIEKLLIGKVANGGPQKLAKGTKLDKAYLTSVEKFHWFDIRPADEEVASQLESIKNSLEQTRHSFDLAFEEKRKKLTQGDELPAGVLKMVKVYIAVKRRLQPGDKMAGRHGNKGVVSKITPVEDMPYLADGTPVDIVLNPLGVPSRMNIGQVLEVHLGWAGKGLGQRIGDMLQHEAAASEIRGFLEQVYNSTGRKEDLAQLSDAEVQEMAKELTSGVPFASPVFDGATEKEIGDMLQLAYPDEVAKAKGLTASRTQAQLYDGRTGDAFERTTTVGYMHYLKLHHLVDDKMHARSTGPYSLVTQQPLGGKAQFGGQRFGEMEVWALEAYGASYVLQEMLTVKSDDVQGRTKVYENIVKGEHSIEAGMPESFNVLVKEIRSLGIDIELDRS